The Nitrogeniibacter aestuarii genome has a window encoding:
- a CDS encoding peptidylprolyl isomerase, which produces MKLFRKTLIALLVSGAATTGAMAADTVAKVNGKAIPQAYADTMMAEQTAKGAPDSQELRDAVREELVRREILFQAAKKKGIDKQAEVQTQIELARQAVVLRAYLQDFVNTNQVTDADVKKAYDDMKARLGDTEYKVSHILVEDEAKAKALIAKIEAGDKFEDVAKAESTDPGSKERGGDLGWSSPGMYVPAFSEAMTSLKKGEMTKTPVQSNFGWHIIRVEDTRKLDAPEFDKIAPQIKQRLQSQKLEEHITALRQAAKVE; this is translated from the coding sequence ATGAAGCTGTTCCGCAAGACCCTCATTGCCCTGCTCGTGTCCGGTGCTGCCACCACGGGTGCCATGGCCGCAGACACCGTGGCCAAGGTCAATGGCAAGGCCATCCCCCAAGCCTACGCCGACACCATGATGGCCGAGCAGACCGCCAAGGGCGCGCCGGATTCCCAGGAACTGCGCGATGCCGTGCGAGAAGAACTTGTCCGACGCGAGATTCTCTTCCAGGCCGCCAAGAAGAAAGGCATCGACAAGCAGGCTGAAGTCCAGACCCAGATCGAACTGGCCCGACAGGCGGTTGTGCTGCGCGCTTACCTGCAGGACTTCGTGAATACCAACCAGGTCACCGATGCCGACGTGAAGAAAGCGTACGACGACATGAAGGCGCGTCTGGGTGACACCGAGTACAAGGTCAGCCACATCCTGGTCGAGGATGAAGCCAAGGCCAAGGCGCTTATCGCCAAGATCGAAGCGGGCGACAAGTTTGAAGACGTCGCCAAAGCCGAGTCTACCGACCCCGGCTCCAAGGAGCGCGGCGGCGATCTGGGCTGGAGCAGCCCGGGCATGTATGTGCCGGCCTTCTCCGAAGCCATGACGAGCCTCAAGAAGGGCGAGATGACCAAGACGCCGGTCCAGAGCAACTTCGGCTGGCACATCATCCGCGTGGAAGACACCCGCAAGCTGGATGCACCCGAGTTCGACAAGATCGCCCCGCAGATCAAGCAACGTCTGCAGAGCCAGAAACTCGAAGAGCACATCACTGCGCTCCGTCAGGCTGCAAAGGTCGAGTAA
- a CDS encoding BolA family protein, with protein sequence MSSTVERIDTLLRAALSPESLTVHDDSHLHAGHAGARDGGGHYRVDIVSTAFAGKNTLARHRMIYAAVGELMPAAIHALAIKASTPDEL encoded by the coding sequence GTGAGTTCGACGGTCGAACGTATCGACACCTTGCTGCGCGCGGCCCTGAGCCCCGAGTCGCTCACCGTTCATGACGACTCCCACCTGCACGCCGGCCACGCCGGCGCTCGAGACGGTGGCGGCCACTATCGCGTCGACATCGTCTCAACGGCGTTTGCCGGCAAGAATACCCTTGCCCGCCATCGCATGATCTACGCTGCTGTGGGCGAACTGATGCCTGCCGCAATCCACGCGTTGGCCATCAAGGCCAGCACCCCTGACGAACTGTGA
- a CDS encoding YciI family protein: MYYAMIGEDAPDSLEARMAARPEHLARLNALKDEGRLLIAGPCPAIDSPDPGPAGFSGSLVVAEFASLADAEAWLAQDPYVIEGVFARTTVKPFKKVLP; this comes from the coding sequence ATGTACTACGCAATGATCGGGGAAGACGCCCCGGACTCCCTTGAAGCCCGCATGGCCGCGCGACCCGAGCATCTGGCCCGGCTGAATGCACTCAAGGACGAGGGCCGCCTGCTGATCGCCGGCCCCTGCCCCGCCATCGATTCGCCCGATCCGGGTCCGGCCGGGTTCTCGGGCTCGCTCGTGGTGGCTGAATTCGCGTCGCTGGCCGACGCCGAGGCCTGGCTGGCCCAGGACCCCTACGTGATCGAAGGCGTGTTCGCACGCACCACCGTGAAGCCGTTCAAGAAGGTGCTACCGTGA
- a CDS encoding septation protein A yields the protein MKFLFDLMPVLLFFGAYKLAGLDETAAGQFASQMLGTDIPAKQAPILIATAVTIIATFIQIGIVWLKHRKVDTMLWVTLVIVTLLGGATLAFHDPVFIKWKPTAVYWLFALVLALAPVLFGKNLIRAVLEAQMQLPEPVWKQLNLAWAGFFVVMGVLNLYVAFNFEESTWVNFKLFGGTGLMLVFVVVQGLYLSRHLEEESK from the coding sequence ATGAAATTCCTATTCGACCTCATGCCCGTGCTGCTGTTCTTCGGCGCCTACAAGCTCGCCGGACTGGACGAGACCGCCGCGGGTCAATTCGCGTCTCAGATGCTGGGCACCGACATTCCAGCCAAGCAGGCACCGATCCTGATCGCCACGGCGGTGACCATCATCGCCACCTTCATACAGATCGGCATCGTCTGGCTCAAGCACCGCAAGGTCGACACCATGCTCTGGGTAACCCTGGTGATCGTGACGCTGCTTGGCGGCGCCACCCTCGCCTTTCATGATCCGGTGTTCATCAAGTGGAAGCCCACGGCGGTGTACTGGTTGTTCGCCCTCGTGCTCGCGCTGGCACCCGTGCTTTTCGGCAAGAACCTCATTCGCGCCGTGCTCGAAGCGCAGATGCAACTGCCCGAGCCGGTATGGAAACAGCTCAATCTGGCCTGGGCCGGCTTCTTCGTCGTCATGGGGGTCCTCAACCTCTATGTTGCGTTCAATTTCGAAGAGTCCACCTGGGTCAACTTCAAGCTCTTTGGCGGAACGGGCCTGATGCTCGTGTTCGTCGTCGTGCAGGGCCTCTACCTGTCGCGCCATCTGGAAGAAGAAAGCAAATGA
- a CDS encoding group II truncated hemoglobin — MSESINQPTVYELIGGETRLRTIVDRFYQLMDELPEAWEIRKLHPEDLSGSADKLFMFLSGWLGGPSLYIDRYGHPRLRARHLPFPIASRERDQWMMCMRMALEEHVDDEVLREKLIEALFGTADFMRNQPEAPSQDA, encoded by the coding sequence GTGTCTGAATCCATCAATCAACCCACGGTATATGAACTCATCGGCGGAGAAACCCGCCTCCGTACCATCGTGGACCGCTTCTATCAGCTCATGGACGAGCTGCCCGAAGCCTGGGAGATCCGCAAGCTCCACCCGGAGGACCTGAGTGGATCGGCGGACAAGCTGTTCATGTTCCTTTCCGGCTGGCTGGGAGGGCCTTCGCTGTACATTGATCGTTACGGCCACCCGCGCCTGCGAGCACGCCACCTGCCATTCCCGATCGCCAGCCGCGAGCGCGATCAGTGGATGATGTGCATGCGCATGGCCCTCGAAGAACATGTGGATGACGAAGTCCTGCGCGAGAAGCTCATCGAAGCCCTGTTCGGCACGGCTGATTTCATGCGCAATCAGCCCGAAGCTCCGTCGCAAGACGCCTGA
- a CDS encoding ATP-binding protein, translated as MPPPHGKPSLLPRTLLWQTFAMLTMLLLLAFGAWSQIVRHFEQAPRARDLAQTVTSVVNLTRTALINADADRRLELLIDLTAMEGIRVYPAEAGDRIESLPDTRAMNLLIREVRQQLGARTRFASSWEGLEGFWVSFRLDPSDSDEYWVMLPAERIQRPRPLEWLGWGVATMGFAVVGAYIIVFRISGPLRRMAHAARLIGRGKHPPKLSEDEPGEIAEVATAFNQMAGDLAQLENDRAVILAGVSHDLRTPLARLRLGVEMSGAPDDDIAAMVSDIEEMDRVIGQFVDYGRSDEAQPEAIELKPLIEDVVSGDRLRGHTIETNVHPAAAVLARMLPLRRALRNLIDNAERYGHDDQIIRITTEPVENGWKISVRDEGPGIPVDQIERLKRPFVRLDEARGNTQGAGLGLAIVDRFARGHDGRFDMANHPGGGLIASITLPTAAPQKS; from the coding sequence ATGCCCCCTCCGCACGGCAAACCTTCCCTGCTGCCCCGTACGCTGCTGTGGCAGACCTTTGCCATGCTCACCATGCTGCTGCTTCTGGCCTTCGGCGCGTGGTCACAGATCGTGCGTCACTTCGAGCAGGCGCCACGTGCGCGCGACCTGGCGCAAACGGTCACCAGCGTGGTGAATCTCACGCGTACCGCGCTGATCAACGCCGATGCAGACCGTCGCCTCGAACTGCTGATCGACCTGACCGCCATGGAGGGCATTCGTGTCTATCCGGCCGAAGCGGGTGATCGTATCGAATCGCTCCCGGACACCCGGGCCATGAATCTGCTGATCAGGGAAGTGCGTCAGCAACTTGGCGCACGTACCCGGTTTGCCAGCAGCTGGGAGGGCCTTGAGGGCTTCTGGGTCAGCTTTCGCCTCGATCCGAGCGATTCGGACGAATACTGGGTCATGCTGCCCGCAGAGCGCATCCAGCGGCCGCGGCCGCTCGAATGGCTGGGTTGGGGTGTCGCCACCATGGGCTTTGCCGTGGTCGGCGCCTACATCATCGTGTTCCGTATCAGTGGTCCACTTCGTCGCATGGCGCACGCGGCCCGACTCATCGGTCGAGGCAAGCACCCCCCCAAGCTCTCCGAGGATGAACCGGGCGAGATCGCCGAAGTGGCCACGGCCTTCAACCAGATGGCCGGCGACCTGGCCCAACTGGAAAATGACCGGGCGGTGATCCTCGCCGGCGTCTCTCACGATCTGCGCACCCCGCTGGCCCGCTTGCGCCTGGGGGTGGAAATGAGTGGAGCGCCGGACGACGACATCGCCGCCATGGTCAGCGACATCGAGGAGATGGACCGGGTGATCGGCCAGTTCGTGGACTATGGTCGCAGCGATGAGGCACAACCGGAGGCCATCGAACTCAAGCCACTGATCGAAGACGTGGTCTCCGGGGACCGTCTGCGTGGCCACACCATCGAGACCAATGTGCACCCGGCGGCTGCCGTGCTGGCCCGCATGCTGCCGCTGCGACGCGCCTTGCGCAACCTCATCGACAATGCGGAGCGATACGGCCATGACGACCAGATCATCCGGATCACCACCGAACCGGTGGAGAACGGATGGAAGATCTCGGTGCGCGACGAAGGCCCGGGCATTCCGGTCGATCAGATCGAACGGCTCAAACGCCCCTTCGTGCGACTTGACGAGGCACGCGGCAACACGCAGGGCGCCGGACTGGGCCTGGCGATTGTCGACCGTTTCGCGCGCGGCCACGATGGGCGCTTCGATATGGCCAACCATCCGGGCGGCGGTCTGATTGCATCCATCACCCTGCCGACAGCAGCCCCCCAGAAAAGCTGA
- the ompR gene encoding osmolarity response regulator transcription factor OmpR, translating to MNTLASTKTRCRVLVVDDDARLRDLLSRYLSEQGYTVKAVVDSTAMDRALHREHYDLIVLDLMLPGEDGLAICRRLRAAEDATPIIMLTAKGDDVDRIVGLEMGADDYLPKPFNPRELVARIQAVMRRQPQQLPGAPTMDDEIVEFGSVTVNLGNRTLVKGSEEITLTTGEFSLLKVLVQHPRQPLSRDKLMELARGREYGVFDRAIDVQISRLRKMVEDDPSKPRYIQTVWGFGYVFVPDGTKAD from the coding sequence ATGAATACACTAGCCAGCACAAAGACACGTTGCCGCGTCCTCGTTGTTGACGACGACGCACGCCTGCGCGATCTCCTCTCTCGCTATCTGTCCGAGCAAGGGTACACCGTCAAGGCCGTGGTGGACAGTACCGCCATGGACCGGGCGCTGCATCGTGAGCACTACGACCTCATCGTTCTGGACCTGATGCTGCCGGGTGAAGACGGCCTGGCGATCTGCCGCCGCCTGCGCGCGGCCGAGGACGCCACGCCCATCATCATGCTCACCGCCAAGGGCGATGATGTGGATCGTATCGTCGGCCTGGAAATGGGCGCCGACGATTACCTGCCCAAGCCGTTCAACCCCCGTGAACTGGTCGCGCGCATCCAGGCCGTCATGCGGCGTCAGCCACAGCAATTGCCAGGGGCGCCGACCATGGACGACGAGATCGTCGAGTTCGGTTCGGTGACGGTCAATCTGGGTAATCGAACCCTGGTCAAGGGCAGCGAGGAAATCACGCTGACCACCGGCGAGTTTTCGCTTCTCAAGGTGCTCGTCCAGCACCCGCGCCAGCCCCTTTCGCGCGACAAGCTGATGGAACTGGCTCGCGGTCGCGAGTATGGCGTCTTCGATCGCGCCATTGACGTGCAGATCTCCCGTCTGCGCAAAATGGTTGAAGACGACCCGAGCAAGCCCCGCTATATCCAGACGGTCTGGGGCTTCGGCTACGTCTTCGTGCCCGACGGCACCAAGGCCGACTGA
- the tsaB gene encoding tRNA (adenosine(37)-N6)-threonylcarbamoyltransferase complex dimerization subunit type 1 TsaB, with product MKLLGIESSCEVVSVALSLDGYIEQRPVHGGKNASETLIPTIMRLLADMGLSLAALDGIVLGAGPGAFTGLRLGCSVAQGFSLSADLPILPVCSLEAIALDQARPRVLVVTDARMGETYHAAYACDGETVVTSVAPACAPPESVVLPDSGTWWVAGSALGAYPDRLSLESARVDGVDANALPQASALVRLAMARSLSEAVDAVHAAPLYVRDKVALTTAERLARGGKA from the coding sequence ATGAAACTCCTTGGCATTGAATCTTCCTGCGAAGTTGTCTCCGTAGCGCTTTCGCTCGATGGCTACATCGAGCAACGTCCCGTTCATGGCGGCAAGAATGCGTCTGAAACCCTGATTCCGACGATCATGCGCCTGCTGGCGGACATGGGCCTGAGCCTTGCAGCGCTTGACGGCATCGTCCTGGGGGCCGGACCCGGAGCATTTACCGGTTTGCGTCTTGGTTGCAGTGTCGCGCAGGGGTTCTCCCTGTCGGCCGATCTCCCCATACTGCCCGTCTGTTCGCTTGAGGCCATTGCACTGGATCAGGCGCGGCCGCGGGTGCTTGTGGTCACCGACGCACGCATGGGCGAGACCTACCATGCGGCCTACGCCTGCGATGGCGAGACGGTGGTAACGTCGGTGGCACCGGCGTGCGCGCCGCCCGAATCGGTCGTGCTGCCCGACAGTGGCACCTGGTGGGTGGCCGGATCGGCGCTTGGTGCCTATCCGGATCGATTGTCCCTTGAGTCGGCACGTGTTGACGGGGTCGATGCCAATGCCTTGCCGCAAGCCAGCGCACTGGTGCGACTGGCCATGGCGCGTAGCCTGAGTGAAGCCGTCGATGCCGTGCATGCCGCGCCGTTGTATGTGCGTGACAAGGTCGCCTTGACCACTGCAGAGCGGCTCGCCCGGGGAGGGAAGGCGTGA
- the rimI gene encoding ribosomal protein S18-alanine N-acetyltransferase, which yields MSVVTAARLRPMCSEDVSWVMLHEPQLYPYPWSAGNFSDSLSAGYLCRILEVDGQAAGYAVMMLILDEAHLLNISVVAEHHGKGFGHLLLQRMCDEAHLAGACQCFLEVRPSNTPAMSLYERFGFTPIGRRRGYYPAPEGREDAVVMRLAL from the coding sequence GTGAGTGTGGTGACGGCCGCGCGCTTGCGCCCCATGTGCTCTGAAGATGTTTCCTGGGTGATGCTCCACGAGCCTCAGCTGTATCCCTATCCCTGGTCGGCGGGCAATTTCTCCGATTCCCTGTCAGCGGGCTATCTGTGCCGAATCCTGGAAGTGGACGGTCAGGCGGCCGGGTACGCGGTCATGATGCTGATTCTCGACGAAGCCCATCTGCTCAATATCAGTGTCGTTGCCGAGCATCACGGGAAGGGCTTTGGACATCTGCTGTTGCAGCGCATGTGCGACGAAGCGCATCTAGCGGGCGCGTGCCAATGTTTCCTCGAGGTGCGGCCGAGCAACACGCCGGCAATGTCGCTCTACGAACGCTTCGGATTTACGCCGATCGGCCGGCGTCGTGGCTACTATCCGGCGCCTGAAGGGCGCGAGGATGCAGTGGTGATGAGGCTGGCACTATGA
- a CDS encoding uracil-DNA glycosylase — MNARRDSILREMGLGPIWRLRGAPGDEADAFDPANEQAPPDTSVEEAPAVVAPVVDAQVRPREQPLRAESPAPAPQPARERSPAVNADAVGGMGWDELTQEILACKACRLCEQRRQAVPGVGDRQADWLFVGEGPGAEEDARGEPFVGKAGQLLDAMMSAIGIKRGDNVYIANTVKCRPPANRTPEVEELAACFPYLARQIALIRPRLIVALGRPAAQSLLNTDIRIASARGKCFDYDGIPVVVTYHPAYLLRNPMDKAKAWEDLCFARREMARLAGGEN, encoded by the coding sequence ATGAATGCGCGTCGTGACAGCATCCTGAGGGAAATGGGGCTTGGGCCGATCTGGCGGCTGCGGGGTGCGCCCGGCGACGAGGCCGATGCGTTCGACCCGGCCAATGAGCAGGCGCCGCCCGATACTTCGGTCGAAGAGGCGCCTGCGGTCGTAGCGCCGGTCGTGGATGCTCAGGTTCGCCCGCGGGAGCAACCTTTGCGTGCCGAGTCGCCTGCGCCTGCGCCGCAACCGGCACGTGAACGCTCGCCTGCCGTCAATGCGGATGCTGTTGGCGGCATGGGCTGGGATGAGCTCACCCAGGAAATCCTCGCCTGCAAAGCGTGTCGCCTGTGTGAGCAGCGCCGTCAGGCCGTACCCGGTGTGGGTGACCGGCAGGCTGACTGGCTGTTCGTGGGTGAGGGCCCTGGCGCGGAAGAGGACGCCAGAGGCGAGCCGTTTGTCGGTAAAGCCGGGCAATTGCTCGACGCCATGATGTCGGCCATCGGCATCAAGCGTGGCGACAACGTCTATATCGCCAATACGGTCAAGTGCCGCCCCCCGGCCAACCGCACGCCCGAGGTTGAAGAACTCGCTGCGTGCTTCCCCTATCTGGCGCGCCAGATCGCGTTGATCCGTCCTCGACTGATCGTCGCCCTTGGCCGGCCGGCGGCACAAAGTCTGTTAAATACCGACATCCGGATTGCGTCTGCGCGGGGCAAGTGTTTTGATTACGACGGCATTCCGGTGGTGGTGACCTATCACCCGGCATATTTGTTGAGAAATCCCATGGACAAGGCCAAAGCCTGGGAAGACCTTTGTTTCGCGCGCCGCGAGATGGCGCGCCTGGCTGGTGGAGAGAATTGA
- a CDS encoding LemA family protein — MKTVRLFALMLVAAVLSGCGYNTIQVNDEKVTAAWAEVLNQYKRRADLVPNLVNVVRGYADHEREVLTQVTEARSRVAGIQVTPELINDEAAMAKFQQAQANLSGALSRLLVTVERYPDLKADQNFRDLQAQLEGTENRIAVARNRFIQSVQEYNVSVRTFPNNLTAMIFGYERKASFTVEDEATISQPPTVDFKKQ; from the coding sequence ATGAAGACCGTGCGTCTGTTTGCGCTCATGCTGGTGGCAGCGGTGCTGTCGGGTTGTGGATACAACACCATTCAGGTCAACGACGAGAAGGTGACGGCCGCCTGGGCCGAGGTCCTCAATCAGTACAAGCGTCGCGCCGATCTGGTGCCGAATCTGGTCAATGTGGTCCGCGGTTATGCCGATCATGAGCGCGAAGTGCTCACCCAGGTGACTGAGGCGCGTTCCCGGGTGGCTGGCATTCAGGTCACGCCGGAACTCATCAACGACGAAGCGGCCATGGCGAAGTTCCAGCAGGCCCAGGCGAATCTCTCCGGTGCGCTGTCGCGCCTTCTGGTCACCGTCGAGCGGTATCCCGATCTCAAGGCAGACCAGAATTTCCGCGATCTTCAGGCCCAGCTCGAGGGTACCGAGAACCGTATCGCCGTGGCCCGCAATCGCTTCATCCAGTCGGTGCAGGAATACAACGTTTCGGTGCGCACCTTCCCGAACAACCTCACGGCCATGATCTTCGGCTATGAGCGCAAGGCCAGCTTCACGGTTGAAGACGAAGCGACCATCAGCCAGCCGCCGACCGTCGACTTCAAGAAGCAGTAA
- a CDS encoding TPM domain-containing protein, translated as MRLNLRRLSLRALLGLWLVMFAGLALAQGLQPIPALKARVTDLTGVLDAGARSMIELKLKNFEADTGSQIAVLLVQSTKPEAIEQFSIRVVDQWKLGRQGVDDGVLLLVALQDRKLRIEVGRGLEGAITDAQANRIIDDTISPFFRQGRFADGINAGVDALIGLARGEPLPPPKLGARGSNDADFGQLLMMTMILAMFLGPILRSMFGRMGGSGVAALAGGGYWFMATTALGMAGVGAVVAALAVLMLGGRGGGGPWITGSGHGGGFGGSGGWSGGGGFSGGGGGFSGGGASGGW; from the coding sequence ATGCGTTTGAACCTGCGCAGGCTGAGCCTGCGCGCGCTGCTTGGCCTGTGGCTCGTGATGTTTGCGGGGCTTGCGCTGGCGCAGGGCCTGCAGCCCATCCCGGCGCTGAAAGCGCGTGTCACCGACCTGACGGGCGTGCTCGACGCAGGCGCGCGCTCTATGATCGAGTTGAAGCTCAAGAATTTCGAAGCCGACACCGGGAGCCAGATTGCCGTGTTGCTGGTGCAGAGCACCAAACCGGAAGCGATCGAGCAGTTCAGTATCCGGGTCGTGGACCAGTGGAAGCTCGGGCGACAAGGTGTCGACGACGGTGTGCTGCTGCTGGTCGCGCTGCAGGACCGCAAGTTGCGTATCGAGGTAGGGCGGGGTCTGGAGGGCGCCATCACCGATGCCCAGGCAAATCGCATCATCGACGACACCATTTCTCCATTCTTTCGACAGGGGCGCTTTGCGGACGGGATCAATGCCGGTGTAGACGCATTGATCGGGCTTGCTCGCGGTGAGCCCCTGCCGCCACCCAAGCTCGGCGCCAGAGGCTCGAACGACGCGGACTTTGGTCAGCTCTTGATGATGACCATGATTCTGGCGATGTTCCTCGGGCCGATCCTGCGTTCCATGTTCGGCCGCATGGGCGGCAGTGGCGTCGCTGCCCTCGCCGGTGGTGGCTACTGGTTCATGGCCACGACTGCACTGGGCATGGCTGGCGTGGGTGCAGTGGTCGCCGCGCTGGCAGTACTGATGCTGGGCGGGCGGGGCGGCGGTGGGCCATGGATCACCGGTTCCGGTCACGGTGGTGGCTTCGGTGGCAGCGGTGGCTGGTCCGGGGGCGGTGGCTTTTCCGGTGGCGGCGGTGGATTCAGCGGCGGTGGCGCCTCGGGAGGTTGGTGA
- a CDS encoding TPM domain-containing protein, producing MSLTRFLRHLSLPGWIVRKHFPEDLLTRIERSIRASESDHRGEIGIAIEGGLELADLWRGVTPRQRALAAFASLGIWDTEENTGVLIYIQFADHAVEIVADRGINRHVSQAQWDEICRALETHFKRGDFAAGCEVAVRAIGELIEAHFPKGENNPDELPNRPVIL from the coding sequence ATGTCATTGACGCGTTTTCTTCGCCATCTGTCCTTGCCAGGCTGGATCGTTCGCAAACACTTTCCTGAAGACTTGCTGACCCGGATCGAACGCTCGATTCGTGCCTCGGAGAGTGACCATCGGGGCGAGATCGGTATCGCCATCGAAGGCGGGCTGGAGCTGGCGGACCTGTGGCGGGGCGTGACGCCGCGTCAGCGTGCCTTGGCGGCCTTTGCCTCACTGGGCATCTGGGATACCGAAGAAAACACGGGTGTGCTCATCTACATCCAGTTTGCCGATCATGCCGTCGAGATCGTCGCGGACCGCGGGATCAATCGTCATGTCTCTCAGGCGCAGTGGGACGAGATTTGCCGTGCGCTTGAAACGCACTTCAAGCGAGGCGACTTTGCCGCCGGTTGCGAGGTTGCGGTCAGGGCGATTGGCGAACTCATCGAAGCGCATTTCCCCAAGGGGGAGAACAACCCCGACGAGTTACCGAACCGTCCGGTCATCCTCTGA
- the lplT gene encoding lysophospholipid transporter LplT translates to MPLGFYIIMAAQFFSALADNALLIVSIALLKDMQAPPQYEPMLKFFFTISYVALAAFVGAYADSMPKWRVMLISNTIKIGGCMTMLFGMHPLFAYAIVGLGAAAYSPAKYGILTEYLPHRLLVVANGWIEGLTIGAIILGTGIGGALIFPGVSDKLLSLNIPFMDTSFEMALLVVGFIYLLAAIFNLFVPDTGVDHKPLKNNPLYLLHDFNHCLKLLWRDKLGQISLAVTTLFWGAGATLQFIVLKWADDSLGIELSKASLLQGVVAIGISVGAVMAARKITLRRSPSVIPLGIAMGFAMFLMVAVPYVPQIPLTNFELMGHAMAIDLRMIAVMLLLVAVGAMAGFFVVPMNALLQHRGHILMGAGHSIAVQNFNENLSILVMILLYALLIWLDVSISAVIIAFGLFMAVSMFIIQRKHFANQREFDSVALLDDSKH, encoded by the coding sequence ATGCCGCTCGGTTTCTACATCATCATGGCAGCGCAGTTCTTCTCCGCGCTGGCCGACAACGCTCTGCTGATCGTCTCGATCGCCTTGCTCAAGGATATGCAGGCGCCGCCGCAATACGAGCCGATGCTGAAGTTCTTCTTCACCATCTCCTATGTGGCCCTGGCGGCATTCGTTGGCGCGTACGCCGATTCGATGCCCAAATGGCGGGTGATGCTCATCAGCAACACCATCAAGATCGGCGGCTGCATGACCATGCTGTTCGGCATGCATCCCCTGTTCGCCTACGCCATCGTGGGCCTGGGTGCTGCGGCCTACTCACCGGCCAAGTACGGCATTCTCACCGAGTACCTGCCCCACCGCCTGCTGGTGGTCGCCAACGGCTGGATCGAGGGCCTGACCATCGGCGCCATCATCCTCGGGACCGGCATCGGAGGCGCACTGATCTTCCCGGGCGTATCGGACAAGTTGCTGTCTCTGAACATTCCGTTCATGGATACGTCCTTCGAAATGGCCTTGCTGGTTGTCGGCTTCATCTATCTGCTGGCGGCGATCTTCAACCTGTTCGTCCCCGACACGGGCGTCGATCACAAGCCGCTCAAGAACAATCCGCTCTACCTGCTCCATGACTTCAATCACTGCCTGAAGCTGCTGTGGCGTGACAAGCTTGGTCAGATTTCCCTCGCCGTCACGACTCTTTTCTGGGGCGCCGGCGCAACCTTGCAGTTCATCGTGCTCAAATGGGCGGACGACTCACTGGGCATCGAGTTGTCAAAGGCTTCCTTGCTTCAAGGTGTGGTGGCGATCGGCATCTCGGTCGGTGCGGTCATGGCGGCGCGCAAGATTACGCTGAGACGTTCTCCAAGCGTGATTCCACTGGGCATCGCCATGGGTTTCGCGATGTTCCTGATGGTCGCAGTGCCCTACGTGCCGCAGATACCGCTGACGAACTTCGAGCTGATGGGACACGCCATGGCCATCGATCTGCGCATGATCGCCGTGATGCTTCTGCTGGTGGCGGTCGGTGCCATGGCCGGCTTCTTCGTGGTGCCCATGAATGCCCTGCTGCAGCACCGAGGACACATTCTCATGGGTGCAGGTCACTCGATCGCCGTGCAGAACTTCAACGAGAACCTGTCGATTCTGGTGATGATCCTGCTCTACGCACTGCTCATCTGGCTCGACGTATCGATCAGCGCGGTCATCATCGCTTTCGGGCTGTTCATGGCCGTATCGATGTTCATCATCCAGCGCAAGCACTTCGCCAACCAGCGCGAGTTCGACAGCGTGGCGCTACTCGACGACTCCAAACACTGA